The following is a genomic window from Desulforhopalus sp..
TGTCGCTGATTGCTTACGGATTTCTATCCCTCGCCTTTTGTGGGGGTCTGATGTATCTGCTACTAGAGAGGGAACTGAAAAGCAAAAAATTCGGGTACTTCTTCCCTCGTTTTCCTTCCCTTGATGCCCTGGATCAACTCAACAATCACTGTTTGACGACTGGTTTTGTGTTTTTAACGATAGGGATAGTCACCGGATCGATCTGGGCTCGACAGGCGTGGGGGACCTATTGGCAATGGGATCCGAAGGAAACCTGGTCACTGATAACCTGGTTTGTGTACCTTGTCCAAATTCATCAGCGTTTTACCGTGGGCTGGCGCGGCAAGAGGGCTGCGGTGATGGCGGTAGTAGGTTTTGCTGCGGTTATATTTACCCTGTGGGGCGTAACATATCTACTAGGTGGGGTGCATAGTTATGCCGGGTGAAAATATCATCTTGCTCGGGGTAAATCATAAAAACACTCCGGTTGAAATTCGAGAACAGATTGCCATGTCCGGCGGTTATGAAGGGCCGCTCCTGGCATTAAAAGGTGTCCCAGGTCTTCGCGAATATTACCTGCTTTCCACCTGTAACCGTGTCGAGTTGCTGTTGGTTGCTGATCCTCTTGAAGACGTCGAAGACCGGGTCATTGATTTTCTCTTCGGTAGCCGTATCAGCAATGAGATCGCACGGAAGTATCTGTATCTATTGCACGGTCAGGATGCCGTTCATCATCTTTTTATGGTCGCTGCCAGTCTTGATTCCATGGTGGTGGGGGAGGCACAGATACTTGGACAATTAAAGGAGGCCTATCGGCATGCCGCTCATTTTGGTTGCACCGGGCCGCTCCTCAATAAAATGCTGCATAAATCATTTTCAGTTGCCAAGAGAGTGCGTACCGAAACAGCAATTGGTTCCTCTGCCGTTTCAATTAGCTATGCGGCGGTGCAGCTTGCCAAAAAGATTTTTGGTAACCTGAAAGATAAAAAGGTGCTCCTTGTAGGTGCCGGGGAGATGGCTGAACTCGCGGCAGAACATTTGGTTGGCCAGGGTGTGGGGGAAGTCGTCGTGGCCAATCGAACCCTGGCTAGAGCGGTTGATTTGGCCAGGCGTTTCAAGGGTC
Proteins encoded in this region:
- the hemA gene encoding glutamyl-tRNA reductase — protein: MPGENIILLGVNHKNTPVEIREQIAMSGGYEGPLLALKGVPGLREYYLLSTCNRVELLLVADPLEDVEDRVIDFLFGSRISNEIARKYLYLLHGQDAVHHLFMVAASLDSMVVGEAQILGQLKEAYRHAAHFGCTGPLLNKMLHKSFSVAKRVRTETAIGSSAVSISYAAVQLAKKIFGNLKDKKVLLVGAGEMAELAAEHLVGQGVGEVVVANRTLARAVDLARRFKGRAVSMEELVSQLQYVDIIISSTGATEIILHKEQVKSVMRARMNNPLFFIDIAVPRDLDPRLIEIDNVYLYDIDDLSNVVEINKSERDKEAVKAARIVEEETLKFLNWYQGVSVSPTIQALKKKIDSIALSELERTLAKMPQVTDADRKTLVRMMEAFSAKILHDPLMYLKSESCSGRDNSDQKVTIVRELFGLTRENDER
- the ccsB gene encoding c-type cytochrome biogenesis protein CcsB, producing MEEFTYLLFLTVLGITFLAAAAYFVYFISQDKRIRRIARMVMVTSGILQTLYILLRYFLAGHTPITSQHEAVFFFAWATTWAYLSFRWRYTVKNFGTFVSVLIFALVLISSFSEKNIDPLLPALQSAWLPVHGGVSLIAYGFLSLAFCGGLMYLLLERELKSKKFGYFFPRFPSLDALDQLNNHCLTTGFVFLTIGIVTGSIWARQAWGTYWQWDPKETWSLITWFVYLVQIHQRFTVGWRGKRAAVMAVVGFAAVIFTLWGVTYLLGGVHSYAG